The Microcoleus sp. bin38.metabat.b11b12b14.051 genome includes a window with the following:
- a CDS encoding glycosyltransferase family 1 protein: MSNPLLINLSFLTAEPTGIGTYAANLFPQLQKLEPTLLTSQQIDDYSCYKIPDNITPDRGPKAQINRLLWTQFNLPKIYRELQSNLIFSPIPEAPLYSQCRYIVTVHDLIPLRFPQKLSRLTAYFRYYIPQVLRQAEHIICDSESTAADVAKYYKIPHQKMTAIPLACDNINFKYLDLPAKNYFLYTGRHDPYKNLERLIAAFASLADRANYELWLAGPPNAYTPQSIAQVEKLGLQSSVKFLGYVPYSQLPVLMNQAIALVSPTLWEGFGLPILEAMACGTPVITSNLSSMPEVAGDAALLVNPYSIGEIAAAMQTVATDSKVRSNLKKASLGRSAEFSWQKTGKATAKILQQYL; the protein is encoded by the coding sequence GTGTCCAATCCACTGTTAATTAATTTATCCTTTCTAACTGCCGAACCCACGGGAATCGGGACTTATGCAGCTAATCTTTTTCCCCAACTTCAAAAACTAGAACCAACTTTGCTGACTTCCCAGCAAATAGACGATTATAGTTGCTATAAAATCCCAGACAACATTACACCGGATCGAGGGCCAAAAGCACAAATCAACAGACTGCTGTGGACTCAATTTAACTTGCCTAAAATCTACCGCGAATTGCAGTCAAACCTGATTTTTTCCCCAATACCCGAAGCACCTTTATATTCCCAATGCCGCTACATAGTCACAGTTCATGATTTAATTCCTTTGCGGTTCCCGCAAAAATTATCTCGATTAACAGCTTATTTTCGGTACTACATACCGCAGGTTTTGCGCCAAGCAGAACACATTATTTGCGATTCAGAATCAACAGCAGCGGATGTTGCTAAATATTACAAAATTCCGCATCAGAAAATGACGGCAATTCCCCTAGCTTGTGATAATATTAACTTTAAATATCTCGATTTGCCAGCTAAAAACTATTTTCTGTATACCGGCAGACACGATCCTTACAAAAACTTAGAAAGATTAATTGCTGCATTTGCGAGTTTAGCCGATCGCGCAAATTACGAATTGTGGCTAGCCGGGCCTCCCAACGCCTACACGCCGCAGTCGATCGCCCAAGTAGAAAAATTAGGCTTACAATCTTCCGTAAAATTTCTCGGTTACGTTCCCTATTCGCAATTACCCGTACTGATGAATCAGGCGATCGCCCTAGTATCTCCCACACTCTGGGAAGGCTTCGGCTTGCCAATTTTGGAAGCAATGGCCTGCGGTACACCAGTCATCACATCCAACCTGTCATCAATGCCAGAAGTAGCCGGAGATGCGGCATTATTAGTCAATCCCTACAGCATCGGGGAAATAGCAGCAGCCATGCAAACAGTAGCGACAGATTCAAAAGTGCGATCGAACTTAAAAAAAGCTAGCTTAGGGCGATCGGCAGAATTTAGCTGGCAAAAAACCGGAAAAGCAACCGCCAAAATCCTACAACAATATCTTTAG
- a CDS encoding glucose-1-phosphate thymidylyltransferase, translated as MKALILSGGKGTRLRPLTYTGAKQLVPVANKPILWYGIEGIVAAGITDIGIVISPETGEEVKAKTGDGSRFGAKITYILQSEPAGLAHAVKVARPFLGDSPFIMYLGDNLIQSQLDPFLENFNQQKLDALILLRPVPNPSAFGVAKVDENGRVLQLVEKPKVPPSNLALVGIYFFAPSIHEAIDQIQPSPRGELEITDAIQQLINEQKQVEACNLEGWWLDTGKKDDLLSANQIILDSCVVASTELKVDAKSQIIGRVQVGEGTEIINSTVRGPVVIGENCRIENSFIGPYSSIADRVTMIDADIEHSVILQGAKIVGIHQRIVDSVIGQRAQLTNAPPRPKALRFMIGDDSQIELV; from the coding sequence ATGAAAGCACTCATCCTCTCTGGCGGCAAAGGAACACGCTTGCGTCCCCTCACCTATACGGGTGCTAAGCAGTTGGTTCCTGTGGCAAATAAGCCGATACTGTGGTACGGAATTGAAGGCATTGTGGCGGCTGGGATTACGGATATTGGGATTGTTATTAGTCCCGAAACCGGGGAAGAGGTGAAGGCGAAAACAGGAGACGGCTCTCGCTTCGGTGCAAAAATTACTTATATTTTGCAATCAGAACCGGCGGGACTGGCTCACGCGGTGAAAGTTGCCAGACCATTTTTGGGCGATTCTCCGTTTATCATGTATTTGGGAGATAACTTAATTCAGAGCCAGCTCGATCCGTTTTTAGAGAACTTTAATCAGCAAAAGCTAGACGCTCTAATTTTGCTGCGTCCAGTTCCCAATCCCTCTGCTTTTGGTGTTGCTAAAGTAGATGAAAACGGGCGAGTTTTGCAGTTAGTAGAAAAACCTAAGGTTCCGCCGTCTAATTTAGCACTGGTGGGGATTTACTTTTTTGCTCCTAGCATTCACGAGGCGATCGATCAAATTCAACCTTCGCCCCGCGGCGAGCTGGAAATTACCGATGCCATCCAACAGCTCATCAATGAGCAAAAACAGGTAGAAGCCTGCAATTTAGAGGGTTGGTGGCTGGATACAGGTAAAAAAGACGATTTGCTGAGTGCAAACCAAATCATTTTAGATAGCTGTGTCGTAGCTTCAACGGAATTAAAAGTAGACGCTAAAAGTCAAATAATCGGGCGAGTGCAAGTAGGTGAAGGCACGGAAATCATTAATTCTACAGTTCGCGGGCCTGTGGTAATTGGGGAAAATTGCCGCATTGAAAATAGCTTTATCGGGCCTTACAGCAGTATTGCCGATCGCGTGACGATGATTGATGCTGACATCGAACACAGTGTAATCTTGCAAGGGGCGAAAATAGTTGGCATTCACCAGCGGATTGTTGACAGCGTGATCGGACAGCGAGCACAACTTACTAACGCCCCGCCGCGTCCGAAAGCTCTGCGGTTTATGATCGGTGATGACAGTCAAATCGAGCTAGTTTAA
- a CDS encoding glycosyltransferase, protein MTLLPICSFIIVNYNGLRHTKDCLKSLQKLAYPEQLIDLIVIDNCSADDSVTSLRELFPKVQIFVNSANNFAKALNFGISEAKGQYICFLNNDATLDRHWLEILIKRLENDKKVGAASGKLLFKDGRINSAGIQQLPNYYWQDVGFGEKDAGQYDTEREVEGLCWAAVLFRRECLEDVGPIDEDFVMYFEDVEFAKRCHKRGWKMLYTPAAIAHHEYRGSSKGSKLTEYFCNRNRFLYLAKHEPLQLVKAIHTSDFFSNKQYDLLFESLFVAIKKLLDYQKPEIVAAVVPQLAEKLAVIYSRSKIDRILPRLQVVRGDRKMSIAIYDHGLHFIGGGQKYVATAASLLQNEFDITFITNKPVAVSDLESWYGLNLSGCKIKLIPLEFYEKRAMQCIDSSIIADDMENPFDEIAKESKNYDIFVNANQLEKVKPLSPISVFFCHFPNTFRNSHFAVDDYTFIIANSQFTIKWLDKRWNLQPTFLLYPPVEMAIAKVPKEKIILAVGQFEAGGTKKQIELIEAFRSLLTNYPVELQGWRLILAGSSVPKNPYLKTVQNLVKEDARAIELQVNAELDEIKSLYARSSIFWHACGLGEVNPQRFEHFGMATVEAMQNSCAPIAFCGGGQPEIVEHGRSGFLFNSVEQLCQYSHQLIVNPDLLAELQASAQQRSQNFRLAPFEKKVKSFFEIIHQEYATIRLPNPADIAQMLDRP, encoded by the coding sequence ATGACTTTACTGCCAATATGCTCGTTTATTATAGTCAACTATAACGGGCTGCGCCACACCAAAGACTGCTTAAAATCTCTCCAAAAACTTGCGTATCCCGAACAGCTCATCGATTTAATTGTAATTGATAATTGCTCAGCAGACGATTCCGTTACTTCCCTCCGCGAACTGTTTCCCAAAGTTCAGATTTTTGTGAATTCTGCCAACAACTTCGCCAAAGCTCTCAACTTCGGCATCAGCGAAGCAAAAGGGCAATACATCTGCTTCCTAAATAACGATGCAACCCTTGACCGTCACTGGCTAGAAATATTAATTAAACGCCTAGAAAATGACAAAAAAGTAGGTGCAGCTAGCGGTAAATTGCTGTTCAAAGATGGGCGAATTAACAGCGCCGGAATTCAGCAATTACCTAATTATTATTGGCAAGATGTCGGCTTTGGCGAAAAAGATGCGGGACAGTACGATACAGAAAGAGAAGTCGAGGGGCTGTGTTGGGCGGCGGTGCTTTTTCGCAGGGAATGTCTGGAAGATGTCGGGCCGATTGATGAAGATTTTGTGATGTATTTTGAAGATGTAGAGTTTGCCAAACGCTGTCACAAACGCGGGTGGAAAATGCTTTATACTCCCGCAGCTATCGCCCATCACGAGTATAGGGGTTCGAGTAAAGGTAGCAAACTCACCGAGTATTTCTGCAACCGCAATCGTTTTTTGTATTTGGCGAAACACGAACCGTTGCAATTAGTTAAAGCAATTCACACTTCTGATTTTTTTAGTAACAAGCAGTACGATTTGCTGTTCGAGAGTTTATTTGTCGCGATTAAAAAACTGCTAGATTATCAGAAACCGGAAATTGTCGCCGCGGTAGTGCCGCAATTGGCCGAAAAGTTGGCGGTGATTTACAGCCGCAGCAAGATCGATCGCATTTTACCTCGATTGCAGGTGGTGCGGGGCGATCGCAAAATGTCGATCGCAATTTACGATCACGGACTGCATTTTATCGGCGGCGGGCAAAAATACGTCGCTACCGCCGCTTCGCTGCTGCAAAATGAATTTGACATTACCTTCATCACCAACAAACCCGTTGCTGTTTCCGACTTAGAGTCGTGGTACGGGCTGAATCTTTCAGGCTGCAAAATTAAACTTATTCCCTTGGAATTTTACGAAAAACGCGCAATGCAGTGCATCGATTCCAGCATCATCGCCGACGATATGGAAAATCCTTTCGATGAAATTGCCAAAGAAAGCAAAAATTACGATATTTTTGTCAACGCGAATCAACTGGAAAAAGTAAAACCGCTATCGCCTATATCAGTATTTTTCTGCCACTTTCCCAATACTTTTCGGAACTCTCACTTTGCTGTGGATGACTACACCTTTATTATTGCCAACAGCCAATTTACTATCAAGTGGTTGGACAAACGCTGGAACTTGCAGCCAACTTTTTTGCTGTATCCGCCCGTGGAAATGGCAATAGCTAAAGTACCAAAAGAAAAGATAATTTTAGCTGTGGGACAGTTTGAAGCTGGGGGGACAAAAAAGCAAATTGAGTTAATCGAAGCTTTCCGCAGCTTGCTAACAAATTATCCAGTAGAACTTCAGGGATGGAGGTTGATTTTAGCTGGTAGCAGCGTTCCCAAAAATCCTTATTTAAAGACGGTGCAGAATTTAGTGAAGGAAGATGCAAGGGCGATCGAACTCCAAGTCAATGCAGAGTTAGATGAGATCAAATCGCTTTATGCTAGATCCAGTATATTTTGGCACGCCTGCGGTTTGGGCGAAGTCAATCCTCAAAGGTTTGAGCATTTCGGGATGGCGACTGTCGAAGCAATGCAAAATAGTTGTGCTCCGATCGCCTTTTGTGGCGGTGGACAACCGGAAATTGTCGAACACGGGCGATCGGGCTTTTTGTTCAATAGCGTTGAACAACTGTGCCAATATTCACATCAACTAATTGTCAATCCCGATTTGCTAGCAGAGCTTCAAGCTAGCGCGCAGCAACGCAGTCAGAACTTTAGACTGGCACCTTTTGAGAAAAAAGTCAAGAGTTTTTTTGAGATTATTCACCAAGAGTATGCTACAATTCGGCTGCCAAATCCTGCTGATATTGCTCAAATGCTCGATCGACCTTAA
- a CDS encoding glycosyltransferase family 1 protein yields the protein MPNSQSNLLINLSFLISQPTGLAIYAKNLFPHLKTLNPTLLTAQNFPNNNCYKIPANLTPEQGTKGHINRLLWTQTQLPKIYKQLKSNLLFSPIPEAPLFAGCRYIITVHDLIALRFPRRFDPLAIYHRYYIPQVLRQAEHIICDSESTANDIINFCKIPSSLISRIFPGYDASFFKFLDLPTSNYFLYMGRHNPHKNVQRVVAAFAALPNNSEYELWITGSEDKRYTPLLKAQVAELGLCDRVKFLNYLPAADLPKVINRAIALVFPSLWEGFGLPVLEAMACGTPVITSNLSSMPEVGGEGAWLVNPYSVPEIASAMQQLATDSKVRSQLRELGLARAKQFSWEQTGRETAAILDRYS from the coding sequence ATGCCAAACTCCCAATCCAACCTACTAATAAATCTTTCCTTCCTAATTTCTCAACCAACAGGCTTAGCCATCTACGCCAAAAACCTATTCCCCCACCTAAAAACCCTCAACCCAACCTTACTCACAGCCCAAAACTTCCCCAACAACAACTGCTACAAAATCCCCGCCAACCTCACACCAGAACAAGGAACCAAAGGACACATCAACCGATTGCTGTGGACGCAAACCCAACTCCCCAAAATATACAAACAGCTAAAATCAAACCTCTTATTTTCTCCAATTCCAGAAGCACCTTTATTTGCCGGATGCCGCTATATAATTACAGTCCACGACTTAATAGCCCTGCGATTTCCCCGCCGCTTCGATCCGCTGGCAATTTATCACCGCTACTACATTCCGCAAGTGCTGCGACAGGCGGAACATATCATCTGCGATTCCGAATCAACTGCTAACGATATCATCAATTTTTGCAAGATTCCAAGTTCTTTAATCTCGCGAATTTTTCCCGGCTACGATGCCAGTTTTTTTAAGTTTTTAGACTTACCAACAAGCAATTATTTCCTTTATATGGGCCGCCACAATCCTCATAAAAACGTGCAGCGAGTTGTCGCAGCCTTTGCGGCTTTACCCAATAATTCCGAGTACGAATTGTGGATTACAGGATCGGAAGATAAACGCTATACGCCGCTGCTGAAGGCGCAGGTTGCAGAATTGGGATTGTGCGATCGCGTAAAATTCCTCAATTACCTCCCCGCGGCTGATTTGCCGAAAGTCATCAACCGGGCGATCGCCCTAGTATTTCCCAGTCTTTGGGAAGGATTCGGTCTCCCGGTGCTCGAAGCAATGGCTTGTGGAACTCCTGTCATCACCTCTAACCTGTCTTCCATGCCCGAAGTGGGGGGGGAGGGGGCTTGGTTAGTCAATCCCTACAGCGTCCCGGAAATCGCCTCTGCTATGCAACAGCTTGCTACTGATAGCAAAGTTCGATCGCAGTTGCGGGAGCTCGGTTTGGCCAGAGCAAAACAATTTAGCTGGGAACAGACAGGGCGCGAAACTGCTGCTATTCTCGATCGATACAGTTGA
- a CDS encoding M15 family metallopeptidase, giving the protein MKPYQQIAIDECGEPLVPIPPEHFAFETPHAYQKLGAPYQNSKADSPFYLRQGVVDSLLSAKMQLQQNYPNWQILIFDAYRPVEVQQFMVDYTFNQIAVAQGCEFPVSEDKRQVIIEHVYQFWAVPSMDLATPPPHSTGAALDVTLVDENQRQIDMGSAIDEISERSYPDYYANSDEPQKQEYHRRRQILREAMVAAGFQRHPNEWWHFSLGDQMWAWLTNQNNSGSQVVARYGRY; this is encoded by the coding sequence ATGAAACCATATCAGCAAATCGCGATCGATGAATGCGGCGAGCCTTTAGTGCCAATTCCCCCTGAACATTTTGCCTTTGAAACGCCACACGCTTATCAAAAGTTGGGTGCTCCCTATCAAAACAGCAAAGCAGATTCGCCTTTCTATTTGCGGCAAGGAGTTGTAGATAGTTTGCTCTCCGCTAAAATGCAACTACAGCAAAATTATCCAAATTGGCAAATTCTGATATTTGACGCTTACCGGCCCGTGGAAGTCCAGCAATTTATGGTCGATTATACTTTTAATCAAATTGCCGTAGCTCAAGGCTGCGAATTTCCGGTTTCCGAAGACAAACGGCAAGTAATTATAGAACACGTATATCAATTTTGGGCGGTACCGAGCATGGATCTGGCGACGCCTCCCCCTCACAGTACGGGTGCGGCTTTAGATGTAACTTTGGTGGATGAAAATCAGCGACAAATTGATATGGGTTCTGCGATTGATGAAATATCGGAACGTTCTTATCCGGATTATTATGCAAATAGCGATGAGCCGCAAAAACAGGAATATCACCGCCGCAGGCAAATATTAAGAGAGGCGATGGTAGCTGCTGGTTTTCAGCGGCATCCTAACGAATGGTGGCACTTTTCTCTGGGCGATCAGATGTGGGCTTGGTTGACAAATCAAAACAATAGTGGTAGTCAAGTTGTGGCCCGATACGGCCGCTATTAA
- the petG gene encoding cytochrome b6-f complex subunit V has product MVEPLLSGIVLGLIFVTLSGLFFAAYQQYKRGDQLGINK; this is encoded by the coding sequence ATGGTAGAACCGCTGCTTTCAGGTATTGTTCTGGGTCTAATCTTTGTTACTCTCTCGGGGCTGTTTTTTGCTGCTTATCAGCAGTACAAGCGCGGCGATCAGTTGGGTATCAACAAGTAA
- a CDS encoding c-type cytochrome, with product MNHQLARNEIKNPIERLVIFAIAVLLAIMLASMTIRQFQVAEPYVKSVLSLTGNQFQGSAIFQMNCAGCHTLVSDSQVGPNLHGVSQRKSEFELIRQVTSGRTPPMPQFQPSPQEMADLLKYLQQI from the coding sequence TTGAATCACCAACTTGCCAGGAATGAAATTAAAAACCCGATCGAGCGACTGGTCATATTTGCGATCGCGGTGTTGCTTGCCATCATGTTGGCGAGCATGACCATCCGTCAGTTTCAAGTCGCAGAGCCGTATGTCAAAAGCGTCCTGTCCCTGACAGGCAACCAGTTTCAGGGTTCTGCCATTTTTCAAATGAACTGTGCAGGCTGTCATACATTGGTTTCAGACAGCCAAGTCGGGCCCAACCTGCACGGAGTGTCGCAGCGCAAATCCGAATTCGAGCTGATCCGCCAAGTCACCAGCGGGCGAACCCCACCCATGCCACAATTTCAGCCCAGCCCGCAAGAAATGGCCGACTTGCTGAAATATCTCCAACAAATTTAA